Proteins encoded together in one Flavobacteriales bacterium window:
- a CDS encoding T9SS type A sorting domain-containing protein — translation MVTRYTTALSFMGLAMLASAQWVRNTPARSTFGPDEATPLRAQPLSQGQAKAGGDVVFYEDFANGLAGNNGVGPWTVSGPDGNLWVHQFTGPNGAYSDPAQEIIQSESVANGFMLYAADSANCTWAGQTPTANATFVNWEGSLVSPTMDLSATPFVQLEFQQARRYCCGDAPYFVEVSTDGGASWPFRFDVNNGTAANAGVDIDVRSVNLSQAIAGNPANVQIRFFFDGTTAGTSHYYWQVDDVRIIELYEYDLAVTGAAATQWDPATSLTYDSLRYSLYPFSQLRPIGLNMTVLNNGSLDQSNVTANFLVERSGTTVLDQDQAIANFPAGDIQTVFVNPDFTPPAVPGTYDVTYTISSGQVDNTPNDNEGDASFGVAEFDYARDLGTVASFEDGNGNNDPYELCNGFHISSATNLYGINVALRNGGTGTVGLLIRGTLRAGDLTTIIAQTQEHEIVSSDLNGANGTKFIPLVFDTPQPLDAASDYIVCIEHFGGGQLRMGQNGVSEEQSSFIYFDGPAGLDWYFTTTTPMIRMSFDPTVSITEADRVGGVGLGQNMPNPADESTAVTFELKEASATTLEVRDLSGKVVRMDNLGNRGAGAHRVTINTADLTEGVYFYTLTAAGQRLSKRMVVVH, via the coding sequence ATGGCCTTGCCGGCAACAACGGTGTGGGCCCTTGGACCGTGTCCGGCCCCGACGGCAACCTCTGGGTCCACCAGTTCACCGGCCCCAATGGCGCCTACAGCGACCCTGCTCAGGAGATCATCCAGTCCGAGAGCGTGGCCAACGGCTTCATGCTGTATGCGGCCGACTCGGCCAACTGCACCTGGGCCGGTCAGACCCCCACGGCCAACGCCACGTTCGTGAACTGGGAGGGTTCCCTGGTGAGCCCGACGATGGACCTCAGCGCCACGCCCTTCGTGCAGCTTGAGTTCCAGCAGGCCCGTCGCTATTGTTGCGGCGACGCCCCGTACTTCGTGGAAGTGAGCACCGACGGCGGCGCTAGCTGGCCCTTCCGGTTCGACGTGAACAACGGGACCGCGGCCAATGCCGGTGTGGACATCGACGTGCGTTCCGTGAACCTGTCCCAGGCGATCGCCGGCAATCCGGCCAACGTGCAGATCCGGTTCTTCTTCGATGGGACCACGGCCGGAACCTCCCACTACTACTGGCAGGTGGATGATGTGCGCATCATCGAGCTGTACGAGTACGACCTCGCCGTGACGGGTGCGGCGGCGACCCAGTGGGACCCCGCCACCTCGCTGACCTACGACTCGCTGCGCTACTCGCTGTATCCCTTCAGCCAACTGCGCCCGATCGGTCTGAACATGACCGTGCTGAACAACGGCTCCCTGGACCAGTCGAACGTGACCGCGAACTTCCTGGTGGAGCGCTCGGGCACCACGGTGCTGGATCAGGACCAGGCGATCGCCAACTTCCCGGCCGGTGACATCCAGACCGTTTTCGTGAACCCGGACTTCACGCCTCCCGCAGTACCCGGCACCTACGATGTGACGTACACCATCAGCTCCGGCCAGGTGGACAACACCCCGAACGACAACGAAGGCGACGCCTCTTTCGGTGTGGCGGAGTTCGACTATGCGCGTGACCTGGGCACGGTGGCCTCCTTCGAGGACGGCAACGGCAACAACGACCCGTACGAGCTGTGCAACGGCTTCCACATTTCCAGCGCCACGAACCTGTACGGCATCAATGTGGCGCTGCGCAACGGCGGCACGGGCACCGTGGGCCTGCTGATCCGCGGCACCCTCCGCGCCGGTGACCTCACGACGATCATCGCACAGACCCAGGAGCACGAGATCGTGTCCAGCGACCTGAACGGCGCCAACGGCACCAAGTTCATTCCGCTGGTGTTCGATACGCCCCAGCCCCTGGATGCCGCCAGCGACTACATCGTCTGCATCGAGCACTTCGGTGGTGGCCAGCTGCGCATGGGACAGAACGGTGTGAGCGAGGAGCAGTCGTCCTTCATCTATTTCGACGGTCCTGCCGGCCTGGACTGGTACTTCACCACCACCACGCCGATGATCCGCATGAGCTTCGACCCGACCGTGAGCATCACCGAAGCTGACCGTGTTGGCGGTGTGGGCCTGGGCCAGAACATGCCGAACCCGGCCGATGAGAGCACTGCGGTGACCTTCGAGCTGAAGGAAGCCAGCGCCACCACCCTCGAGGTACGCGACCTCAGCGGCAAAGTGGTCCGCATGGACAACCTGGGCAACCGCGGCGCCGGTGCGCACCGGGTGACCATCAACACGGCCGACCTCACCGAAGGCGTGTACTTCTACACCCTCACCGCCGCCGGGCAGCGCCTGAGCAAGCGGATGGTGGTGGTGCATTGA